The following are encoded in a window of Prochlorococcus marinus CUG1417 genomic DNA:
- a CDS encoding NAD(P)H dehydrogenase assembly family protein, with protein MKFEINDKVKLIAPVSYLKTSDNMPMLRPPDLVAIDEIGEILSIKSPDTVEVKFRRGSFLIDIDKIEKN; from the coding sequence ATGAAATTTGAGATCAACGATAAGGTTAAGTTAATTGCGCCAGTCTCTTACTTGAAGACTTCAGATAATATGCCGATGTTAAGACCACCTGATCTAGTGGCAATTGATGAAATTGGCGAAATCCTTTCAATTAAATCTCCAGATACTGTTGAAGTAAAGTTTAGGAGAGGTTCTTTTTTAATAGATATTGATAAGATTGAGAAAAACTAA
- a CDS encoding M16 family metallopeptidase, whose protein sequence is MLKRYFLNNKKRNFSTASIWIKGGSDMDSTGKKGINKILCSLLTRGCEGFNNFTLSEYIESYGAELNQEIFEDGISISIKSLNEHFSKLHPLLDLIINKPILSETEFKKVKKSSIDQIKKDKENPFNICFEKWRKIVYSNHPYAFNTIGNANDVSKITYEDVLLEFKNLKNREKYLISNNPEINGENFGTLEKKISKEKSDPLNHNLNTTNRFDYIINDSNQTIIMMGDQTCSRRSSEYFPLKVLESYLSYGMSAALFKLFREKHGITYDLGVYYPIRSGNAPFLIYLSVSNNQALFAFELLSTLWKNLLSNPLTDSEIFLAKEKLKGSFLLGNQSLDEALQRMIQLVSYGISPISEKDLNSKIEEISSLDILKLTNKYFSKPFLSISGNKNICLEISNRWKKNF, encoded by the coding sequence ATGTTAAAAAGATATTTTTTAAATAATAAAAAAAGAAATTTTTCAACTGCTTCAATTTGGATTAAAGGGGGAAGTGATATGGATAGTACTGGAAAAAAAGGGATAAACAAGATCCTTTGTTCATTACTTACCAGAGGATGTGAAGGTTTTAACAATTTCACTCTCTCTGAATATATTGAGTCCTATGGAGCAGAATTAAATCAAGAAATATTTGAAGATGGAATTTCAATAAGTATTAAATCCCTAAATGAACATTTCAGTAAATTACACCCTTTATTAGATTTAATAATTAATAAGCCAATCCTCTCGGAAACTGAATTTAAAAAAGTAAAAAAATCTTCTATTGATCAAATTAAAAAAGATAAAGAGAATCCATTCAATATCTGTTTTGAAAAATGGAGAAAAATTGTTTACTCAAATCATCCTTATGCTTTCAACACAATAGGCAATGCTAATGATGTCTCAAAGATTACTTATGAAGATGTTTTGCTTGAGTTTAAAAATTTAAAAAATAGAGAAAAGTATTTAATTTCAAATAATCCCGAAATAAATGGAGAAAATTTTGGAACACTTGAAAAAAAAATCTCAAAAGAAAAATCAGATCCTTTAAATCATAATTTAAATACTACGAATAGATTTGATTACATTATTAATGATTCGAATCAAACAATAATAATGATGGGGGACCAAACTTGCTCGCGAAGAAGTAGTGAATATTTTCCGCTTAAGGTTTTGGAGTCATATTTATCTTATGGAATGAGCGCTGCTTTATTTAAACTTTTTAGAGAAAAACATGGCATCACATACGATTTAGGTGTTTATTATCCTATCAGGAGTGGAAATGCTCCATTTTTAATTTATTTATCCGTATCTAATAATCAAGCACTTTTTGCTTTTGAACTTTTATCAACACTATGGAAAAATTTACTTTCAAATCCGTTGACTGATTCTGAAATATTTTTAGCAAAAGAAAAACTAAAAGGTTCTTTTTTATTAGGAAATCAATCACTAGATGAAGCTTTACAGAGAATGATACAGTTAGTCAGTTATGGTATTTCACCAATTTCTGAGAAAGATTTAAATTCAAAAATAGAGGAAATTTCTTCGTTAGATATTTTGAAATTAACTAATAAGTATTTTTCAAAACCTTTTCTGAGTATTTCTGGAAATAAAAATATATGTTTAGAAATTTCTAATAGGTGGAAGAAAAACTTTTAG
- a CDS encoding M16 family metallopeptidase, which yields MNVGDVNYYTHSSKTRCVFVDNKELPLISIDIWCKAGSSFEDVDKNGTAHFLEHMIFKGSNKIMPGVFDHKIESLGGLSNASTGYDDVHYHVLVPPSNFKESLALLTNIVVAPDFNPDEFIKEKGVVIDEIKQQNDQPEERLFNYFLKRVWLSPNYANSILGTEHSIKNLEINDLVKFHRKHYTTEKICIAIAGNISEEIYKIFEKSDLSGIKKSPNLINLKNKPSLKIRNGRESVKFDNLEFSRIFMAWFIPNINDQKNIIGLEILASILSVGRNSRLVKILKEDSNLVESVYVDVNAGELGGLFIIEASCESKDIDLVEKQINKTIDEILNFKALSFDEIKKAINIVKSNYIFNLETSTQLSSFFGNELLWGRKSSINNLESHLKYWNELDNFKEITEYIRGEKFTLVASPGKC from the coding sequence ATGAACGTAGGAGATGTTAATTACTACACTCATTCAAGCAAAACTAGATGTGTGTTTGTGGATAATAAAGAATTGCCGCTTATAAGCATTGATATTTGGTGCAAAGCAGGTTCTTCATTTGAGGATGTTGATAAAAACGGCACTGCTCATTTTCTAGAACATATGATTTTTAAAGGATCTAACAAAATAATGCCAGGTGTGTTTGACCATAAAATTGAATCACTAGGCGGATTAAGTAACGCTTCAACAGGTTATGATGATGTACATTACCATGTCTTAGTTCCACCAAGTAACTTTAAAGAATCACTTGCTCTTTTGACAAATATTGTCGTTGCTCCAGATTTTAATCCTGATGAATTTATAAAAGAAAAAGGGGTAGTTATTGATGAAATAAAACAACAAAATGATCAGCCTGAGGAAAGATTATTTAATTATTTTTTGAAAAGGGTTTGGTTAAGTCCGAATTACGCAAATTCGATTCTTGGAACTGAACATAGTATCAAAAACCTAGAGATAAATGACCTTGTGAAATTTCACAGAAAACATTACACTACAGAAAAAATTTGTATTGCAATTGCTGGTAATATCTCTGAAGAAATTTATAAAATTTTTGAAAAAAGTGATCTGTCTGGCATAAAAAAAAGTCCAAATTTAATTAATCTAAAAAATAAACCTTCTTTAAAAATTAGGAATGGTAGAGAGTCAGTTAAGTTTGATAATTTAGAGTTTTCAAGAATATTTATGGCTTGGTTTATCCCAAACATAAATGATCAAAAGAATATTATTGGACTAGAAATATTAGCATCAATACTCTCTGTTGGAAGAAACAGCAGATTAGTTAAAATATTAAAAGAAGATAGTAATCTTGTTGAATCGGTATATGTAGATGTGAATGCTGGAGAATTAGGAGGATTATTTATAATAGAAGCAAGTTGTGAGTCCAAAGATATTGATTTAGTAGAAAAGCAAATTAATAAAACAATAGATGAGATATTAAATTTTAAAGCCTTGTCTTTTGATGAAATAAAAAAAGCAATAAATATTGTCAAAAGTAATTATATCTTTAATTTAGAGACATCTACACAACTCTCTTCATTCTTTGGAAATGAACTTCTTTGGGGGAGAAAATCTTCAATAAATAATTTAGAGAGTCATTTAAAATATTGGAATGAATTGGATAACTTCAAAGAGATCACAGAATATATTCGTGGAGAGAAATTTACATTAGTTGCATCCCCAGGTAAATGTTAA
- a CDS encoding phycocyanobilin:ferredoxin oxidoreductase gives MLSESLTKTKLTDPLILELLQNIREHRSTLEDLKSIKIDPKLTNIISKEIGRELYIENEFHKAKGFRKLHIEVAEFSKNLKILHCVFFPDPKFDIPIFGMDLVKINDIVSAAIVDLSPASQTQGLKYEKLLSEVDKSSFTSLREIPKWGGIFSNNVFFASLKNISEKNDFCRVVDQYLSILIHISKKANPEVKEEIIQERIDFQKNYCVQQMKNEKTSMVLLKYFDEKWVNNYIKTVLFDF, from the coding sequence TTGTTGTCTGAATCTTTAACTAAAACAAAATTAACTGACCCTCTTATTTTGGAGTTATTACAAAATATTAGAGAGCATAGATCCACGCTTGAGGACCTTAAGAGTATAAAAATTGATCCAAAACTAACTAACATTATTTCTAAAGAAATAGGCAGAGAACTCTATATTGAAAATGAATTTCATAAAGCAAAAGGATTTAGAAAGTTACATATTGAAGTAGCAGAATTTTCAAAGAATCTTAAAATTTTACACTGCGTTTTTTTTCCTGATCCAAAGTTTGATATCCCAATTTTTGGTATGGATTTGGTAAAAATAAATGATATTGTTTCTGCTGCCATTGTTGATTTATCCCCCGCATCACAAACCCAAGGTTTGAAATACGAAAAATTGCTTTCTGAAGTTGATAAAAGTTCTTTTACCTCTTTGAGAGAGATCCCTAAATGGGGGGGGATATTTTCTAATAATGTATTTTTTGCTTCCTTAAAAAATATATCTGAAAAGAATGATTTTTGTAGAGTTGTGGATCAATACCTCTCTATTTTGATTCATATAAGTAAGAAAGCTAATCCGGAAGTCAAAGAGGAAATTATCCAAGAGAGAATAGATTTTCAAAAAAATTATTGTGTTCAACAAATGAAAAATGAAAAGACTAGTATGGTTCTTCTAAAATATTTTGATGAAAAATGGGTCAATAACTATATAAAAACAGTACTCTTCGATTTTTAA
- a CDS encoding HlyD family efflux transporter periplasmic adaptor subunit, translating to MKLKILKNLFIYFLLFTPISLGVISCSGNNKSSSKFKEEITSDLIPAITAVAALGQLSPSGEIRKLAAPISRFGSSPRVVEILVNEGDFVRKGDILAIFEDGEKLTADLERNENLINTLNEEIALKKDQIQRYELALNKNVYSFVEFSQRKDELLKLQKQKINLIGDQKNIKIDLFNSKLRSPIDGFILGINTRVGERPQNEGILDIGSSQKMEALIEVYESDIDRVFISQDVELSSENGGFQKNLKGKVIRISPQVKQRKVLSTDPTGDADSRIIEVLVKLDQDSIDIVQYYAGMKVIAKFIPQ from the coding sequence ATGAAATTAAAAATATTAAAAAATTTATTTATTTATTTTTTATTATTTACACCAATATCACTTGGGGTTATTTCTTGTTCTGGAAATAATAAGTCTAGTTCAAAATTTAAAGAGGAAATAACTTCAGATCTCATACCTGCTATTACAGCTGTTGCCGCACTAGGTCAACTTTCTCCTTCGGGAGAGATTAGAAAATTGGCAGCTCCAATAAGTCGGTTTGGCTCTTCACCCCGAGTTGTCGAAATTTTAGTAAATGAAGGGGATTTCGTAAGAAAAGGTGATATTCTGGCAATCTTTGAAGATGGAGAAAAATTAACTGCTGATCTTGAAAGGAATGAAAATCTAATTAATACTCTTAACGAAGAAATTGCCCTAAAAAAAGATCAAATCCAAAGGTATGAGTTAGCTTTGAACAAAAATGTATATTCTTTTGTAGAGTTTTCACAGAGGAAAGATGAATTATTAAAACTGCAAAAACAAAAAATCAACCTTATCGGAGATCAAAAAAATATCAAGATAGATCTATTTAATTCAAAACTAAGGAGTCCAATTGATGGTTTTATCCTTGGAATAAATACGAGAGTTGGTGAGAGGCCCCAAAATGAAGGGATTTTAGATATTGGTTCTAGTCAAAAAATGGAAGCTTTGATAGAGGTTTATGAATCTGACATCGATAGAGTCTTTATCTCTCAGGATGTTGAATTGAGCAGTGAGAATGGCGGTTTCCAAAAAAATCTTAAGGGAAAGGTAATTAGGATTAGTCCTCAGGTAAAACAAAGAAAAGTGTTATCGACTGATCCAACAGGGGATGCAGATTCGCGAATTATCGAAGTACTAGTAAAACTAGATCAAGATTCTATAGATATCGTTCAATACTATGCAGGAATGAAAGTTATTGCAAAATTTATTCCTCAATGA
- the devC gene encoding ABC transporter permease DevC: MSFSFLKFRKIPLAWLLLTRQPLRLAVAIAGISFAGILMFMQLGFRDGLFDTSVTIHKLLDADLVLISPRSKSSISMSGFPKRRLIQTLAVEDVEKTAPVNLNYLLWRNPENLKTRSILALGFNPSDSLLIDEGFSKKAYKLRNPSRVLFDKLSRPEFGPIEEWFLSEKKVETEVAGKRVIVEGLVELGPSFGADGNLITSRETFLRLFPANPPGSIEIGLVKLRKGSDPELISRILNNSLPNDVRVLTKKQFIEFEKNYWKNSTAIGFIFSLGALMGFVVGCVVVYQILYSDVTDHLPEYATLLAMGYRIKSLFFVVAREGFLLALFGYLPAYFSGQILYSVIRSSTKLPIIMDADKTILIFVLVLVMCMGSAAVAMRKLVDADPAEIF; this comes from the coding sequence ATGAGTTTTTCTTTTTTAAAATTTAGAAAAATACCATTAGCTTGGTTGTTATTAACTAGGCAACCATTAAGACTGGCAGTTGCCATAGCTGGAATCAGTTTTGCAGGAATTTTGATGTTTATGCAATTAGGTTTTAGGGATGGTTTATTTGACACGAGCGTAACTATTCATAAACTTTTAGATGCCGACCTTGTTTTGATAAGTCCCAGATCAAAAAGTTCTATAAGCATGAGTGGATTCCCAAAAAGAAGGTTAATTCAGACTCTCGCAGTAGAAGATGTTGAAAAAACTGCTCCCGTTAATCTAAATTATTTACTTTGGAGAAATCCTGAAAATCTTAAAACTAGATCAATACTTGCATTAGGTTTTAATCCTTCCGATTCTCTTCTTATAGATGAGGGATTTTCAAAGAAAGCTTATAAATTGAGAAATCCATCAAGAGTTCTTTTTGACAAACTATCTAGACCTGAATTTGGCCCGATTGAAGAATGGTTCTTATCTGAAAAAAAGGTTGAGACTGAGGTTGCTGGAAAAAGAGTAATTGTTGAGGGCCTTGTGGAGTTGGGACCATCTTTTGGTGCAGATGGTAATTTGATAACTAGTCGAGAAACCTTTTTAAGACTTTTTCCTGCTAATCCTCCTGGCAGTATAGAAATTGGTTTGGTAAAGCTTAGAAAAGGATCTGATCCCGAATTGATTTCAAGGATATTAAATAACTCACTCCCTAATGATGTTAGAGTTCTTACAAAAAAACAATTTATAGAATTTGAAAAGAATTATTGGAAAAATAGTACTGCAATAGGTTTTATATTCAGTTTAGGAGCCTTGATGGGTTTTGTTGTAGGGTGTGTGGTCGTTTATCAAATTCTTTATAGCGACGTTACAGATCACCTTCCAGAGTATGCCACCTTATTGGCAATGGGTTATAGAATTAAGTCCCTTTTCTTTGTTGTAGCTAGAGAGGGGTTTTTGTTGGCATTATTTGGTTATTTACCTGCTTATTTCTCTGGTCAAATACTTTACTCAGTTATAAGAAGTTCTACTAAACTCCCAATAATAATGGATGCTGATAAAACAATTTTAATTTTCGTATTAGTTTTAGTTATGTGTATGGGGTCTGCTGCTGTTGCGATGCGTAAATTAGTTGACGCTGATCCTGCTGAAATTTTTTAA
- a CDS encoding DevA family ABC transporter ATP-binding protein: MVKANKSKNNVKNLKTVSINNLSHFYGKNENKKQVLNNVNLNIDKGELVLLKGPSGCGKTTLLTLIGALRTCQSGDLTVLNKQLNGASRKTRQILRRSIGMIFQGHNLLRCLTAEQNVQMGADLIKGLTYLQRREIARNWLSAVGLEEHHKKLPNDLSGGQKQRVAIARALSANPKLLLADEPTSALDSVTGREIVTLLRKLAKEQNCSVLMVTHDPRISDMADRILNMEDGKIYSAHSELI, from the coding sequence ATGGTTAAAGCTAATAAATCAAAAAATAATGTTAAAAACCTTAAAACAGTCTCAATAAATAATTTGAGTCACTTTTATGGAAAAAATGAGAATAAAAAACAAGTTCTTAACAACGTTAATTTAAATATTGATAAAGGAGAGTTGGTCCTTTTAAAAGGACCTTCTGGATGTGGTAAAACGACTCTTTTAACATTAATTGGCGCCTTGAGAACCTGTCAAAGTGGAGATTTAACTGTATTAAATAAGCAGTTAAATGGAGCATCAAGGAAAACGCGTCAGATTCTTAGAAGAAGTATTGGAATGATTTTTCAAGGTCATAATCTTCTGAGATGTTTAACAGCAGAACAAAATGTCCAGATGGGCGCCGATTTAATAAAAGGTTTAACATATTTGCAAAGACGTGAAATAGCAAGGAATTGGTTGTCAGCAGTAGGACTAGAAGAACATCATAAAAAGTTGCCAAATGACTTATCTGGTGGGCAGAAACAGAGAGTAGCAATTGCTCGAGCTTTATCTGCTAACCCAAAACTTTTGTTAGCTGATGAGCCCACTTCTGCTTTAGATAGCGTCACAGGAAGAGAAATAGTAACCCTTTTAAGGAAACTAGCAAAAGAGCAAAATTGTTCTGTACTTATGGTGACGCATGATCCAAGAATTTCTGATATGGCGGATAGGATATTAAATATGGAAGATGGTAAAATATATAGTGCTCATAGTGAGCTAATATAA
- a CDS encoding glycosyltransferase family 2 protein: MNVSIVIPTYNRLPILEKCLFALENQKLDTSISNYEVIVVDDGSTDGTTSWIYKNKANLPHVILFQQEHGGPALGRNLGVIKSKYEIIIFIDSDLIVLDNFINCHVEKLLASWRKNDKKCFTYGSVVNTSNFLNPQSEKHKIMDTSFAYFATGNVAISKELILSVGLFDTSFSLYGWEDLELGERLKKMGTKLIKCPNAVGFHWHPPFSCEQIDALVAQEKERAKMALVFYKKHPNLRVRFMIQLTPLHKLLWQILCLGGIISVDRILPLLRFLVNIRKNRLALEILRIPLNMIYIKQLTKSR, encoded by the coding sequence ATGAATGTAAGTATTGTTATACCGACTTACAATAGATTGCCCATACTAGAGAAATGTCTCTTTGCGCTTGAGAATCAAAAATTAGATACAAGTATCAGTAACTATGAGGTAATTGTAGTTGATGATGGATCAACTGATGGGACAACCTCATGGATATATAAAAACAAAGCTAATCTTCCACACGTTATTCTATTTCAACAAGAACATGGAGGGCCTGCACTTGGAAGAAATCTTGGAGTAATTAAATCAAAATATGAAATTATTATATTCATTGATAGTGATCTTATTGTTTTAGACAATTTTATAAATTGCCACGTAGAAAAATTACTTGCCTCTTGGAGAAAGAATGATAAAAAATGTTTTACCTATGGCTCAGTAGTCAATACATCTAATTTTCTAAATCCTCAGAGTGAAAAACATAAAATAATGGACACTTCTTTTGCATATTTTGCTACTGGGAATGTAGCAATATCAAAAGAATTGATTTTAAGTGTGGGATTATTTGATACTTCTTTTAGTCTTTACGGTTGGGAGGATTTAGAACTTGGAGAAAGATTAAAAAAAATGGGGACAAAATTAATTAAATGCCCAAATGCAGTAGGTTTTCATTGGCATCCACCATTTAGTTGCGAACAAATAGATGCATTAGTAGCTCAAGAAAAAGAGAGAGCAAAAATGGCTTTGGTGTTTTATAAGAAACATCCAAATTTAAGGGTTAGATTTATGATTCAATTAACGCCTCTCCATAAACTACTTTGGCAAATTCTTTGCTTGGGAGGAATAATCAGTGTTGATAGAATCCTTCCTTTATTAAGATTCCTAGTAAATATAAGAAAAAATAGACTTGCACTTGAGATACTTAGGATCCCCCTAAATATGATTTACATTAAACAGTTAACAAAATCAAGATAA
- the rpsB gene encoding 30S ribosomal protein S2, with protein sequence MAVVSLSEMMEAGAHFGHQTRRWNPKMSKYIYCARNGVHIIDLVKTALCMNNAYKWTRNAAKSGKRFLFVGTKKQASDVVAQEATRCGAAYVNQRWLGGMLTNWTTMKARIERLKDLERMESSGSIAMRPKKEAAVLRRELERLQKYLGGLKGMRRLPDVVVLVDQRRESNAVLEARKLDISLVSMLDTNCDPDLCEVPIPCNDDAVRSVQLILGRLADAINEGRKGSNAERKN encoded by the coding sequence ATGGCTGTTGTATCACTATCAGAAATGATGGAAGCTGGTGCTCATTTTGGGCATCAAACTAGACGTTGGAATCCCAAGATGTCTAAGTATATATATTGCGCGAGAAATGGAGTCCATATTATTGATCTTGTAAAAACAGCATTGTGTATGAACAATGCATATAAATGGACGAGAAACGCTGCAAAAAGCGGTAAACGTTTCCTCTTTGTAGGTACAAAAAAACAAGCATCAGATGTAGTGGCTCAGGAAGCTACACGCTGTGGAGCTGCATATGTAAATCAAAGATGGCTTGGAGGGATGTTGACTAATTGGACAACAATGAAAGCTAGGATAGAAAGATTAAAGGATTTAGAAAGAATGGAAAGTAGTGGTTCAATAGCAATGAGGCCTAAAAAAGAAGCTGCAGTTTTAAGGAGAGAACTTGAAAGATTACAAAAATACTTAGGTGGACTTAAGGGTATGAGAAGATTACCAGATGTTGTTGTATTGGTCGATCAGAGAAGAGAATCTAATGCGGTATTAGAAGCTAGAAAATTAGATATCTCATTAGTCTCAATGTTGGATACAAATTGCGATCCTGATTTGTGTGAAGTTCCAATTCCTTGTAACGATGATGCCGTTAGATCTGTGCAACTTATTTTGGGAAGACTTGCAGATGCAATAAATGAAGGTAGAAAAGGCTCTAATGCCGAAAGAAAAAATTAA
- the tsf gene encoding translation elongation factor Ts — MGNITAKLVKDLRDKTGAGMMDCKKALNETEGNLDKALEWLRKKGIASAEKKSGRVAAEGSIGSYIHTGSRVGVLLELNCETDFVARGDIFQSLLKDVSMQVAACPNVEYVSIDEIPEDVVEKEKQIEMGRDDLSGKPEQIKEKIVEGRIAKRLNELVLLSQPYIKDSSLTVEDLVKQAAAKIGENIKVRRFTRYTLGEGIEKNQMDFAEEVASMQTN; from the coding sequence ATGGGAAACATTACAGCAAAACTTGTAAAAGATCTTAGAGATAAAACTGGCGCAGGAATGATGGACTGCAAAAAAGCACTTAACGAAACTGAAGGAAATCTAGATAAAGCTTTGGAATGGTTAAGAAAGAAAGGCATAGCTAGTGCTGAAAAGAAATCGGGAAGAGTAGCGGCCGAAGGTTCAATTGGCAGTTATATTCATACTGGATCAAGAGTCGGAGTTTTACTAGAGTTGAATTGTGAAACTGATTTCGTTGCTAGAGGTGATATATTCCAATCTCTGTTGAAGGATGTCTCAATGCAAGTAGCAGCATGCCCAAATGTTGAGTATGTATCAATTGATGAAATACCAGAAGATGTTGTGGAAAAAGAAAAGCAGATTGAAATGGGTAGGGATGATTTATCTGGAAAACCAGAACAAATTAAAGAAAAAATAGTTGAAGGGAGAATAGCAAAAAGACTTAATGAGCTTGTATTGCTTTCACAACCCTACATTAAAGATAGTTCTTTAACAGTTGAGGATCTTGTTAAACAAGCAGCTGCAAAAATTGGGGAAAATATCAAAGTACGACGCTTTACAAGATATACATTAGGTGAAGGTATCGAAAAAAATCAGATGGATTTTGCTGAAGAAGTTGCATCAATGCAAACAAACTAG
- a CDS encoding adenylate cyclase, giving the protein MLKKLHQCKQTSHLNDLNNFNNYIDIDKINAQLERADIQKRRLIRSIYREYELYLNLLRDLLYISIEKGLKEIYSYPLINDNFLNENEFFCLFEEKISKFINTNLPLLTVEQLKINEIEKNINKEIKFNSLGSSIKSKNDQNDKFQCEDGFQLEEPIQFKINKDISNTSEYYQADNYENLVSLDLDNNDHDNYLLNNKIIENLGVEKQFISSLLDLMEEVKVENPRYSEKDKIKKMDISPKNQSLRIFGFIDKSLENLLLNLSYNINQELFKANLIKKMISKDSFEFLVGKKLMIKHPYPFVINFELNSNRSSTKGDNFPCIIFFNVSTVELEFENLNLSIQRNKINELKNQFQRLIKKETYWRQKEITLNKIR; this is encoded by the coding sequence TTGCTGAAGAAGTTGCATCAATGCAAACAAACTAGTCACTTGAATGATTTGAATAATTTCAATAATTACATAGATATAGATAAAATTAATGCTCAATTAGAGAGAGCAGACATACAAAAAAGAAGATTAATTCGAAGTATTTATAGGGAATATGAACTTTACCTTAATCTCTTAAGAGATCTACTTTATATCTCGATAGAAAAAGGGCTTAAAGAAATATATAGTTATCCGTTAATTAATGATAATTTCTTAAATGAAAATGAATTTTTTTGTCTCTTTGAAGAAAAAATAAGTAAATTCATTAATACGAATTTGCCTTTATTAACAGTAGAGCAATTAAAAATAAATGAAATTGAAAAAAACATAAACAAGGAAATTAAATTTAATAGTTTGGGTAGTTCCATAAAAAGTAAAAATGACCAAAATGATAAATTTCAATGTGAAGATGGTTTTCAATTAGAAGAACCTATTCAGTTCAAGATTAATAAAGATATATCTAATACTTCTGAATATTATCAAGCTGATAATTATGAGAATTTAGTATCACTTGATCTAGATAATAATGATCATGATAATTATTTATTAAATAACAAAATTATTGAAAATTTAGGAGTTGAAAAACAATTCATTTCCTCTTTACTTGATTTAATGGAGGAAGTAAAGGTTGAAAATCCAAGATATTCAGAAAAAGATAAAATCAAAAAAATGGATATTTCACCCAAAAATCAAAGCCTAAGAATTTTTGGTTTTATAGACAAGTCATTGGAAAATTTACTTTTGAATCTTTCATACAATATTAACCAAGAATTATTTAAGGCTAATCTAATAAAAAAAATGATATCTAAAGATTCCTTTGAGTTCTTGGTTGGCAAAAAATTGATGATAAAACATCCTTATCCTTTTGTTATTAATTTCGAATTAAACTCAAATCGTTCATCAACAAAAGGCGATAATTTTCCATGTATTATTTTCTTTAATGTATCTACTGTTGAGTTAGAATTTGAAAATTTAAATCTTTCTATTCAAAGGAATAAGATAAATGAGCTAAAAAATCAATTTCAGCGTTTGATTAAAAAAGAGACATACTGGAGGCAAAAAGAAATAACTTTGAATAAGATACGTTGA